One genomic segment of Plasmodium cynomolgi strain B DNA, chromosome 14, whole genome shotgun sequence includes these proteins:
- a CDS encoding hypothetical protein (putative): MKKDAVDNNKLTNKEMNNFRLMTQLIELKKHKKAFKICEQILKKYPKNGETLAVKGYLLNLMDEKNKEEAFKLIKEGIVNNISSSFCWYLYGCLYKIYKNNDEALKCYLKALKLNRYDYKALKEACILLLYLGRYEQFKDLRIDVYKDTVKGVRDKAMIIFAFHLLKQYEKCSIIINQLQDELVPKGNANRDPIKGTDLPPSERHDLITYMCEILLEGKLYEECLKLLKTHEDDLLDKLWYNKMLGLVYLFEDNFDQANLYFKKAFELNYENLNILLLILYTERSYPLDGKGGSSGETEDSSKEGRKLSSLFFLDYKNEHKMDEQVNVNEHVKVLLHEFILDVYGSNRNLKLLARKEKNILNDYVCHNWGMKKYDVYTLSEFNNFVNVNLVDEEHFKENLHLKNIDEYITSMRESVHTEMNNITKGGDDVYSRNIIHWSEKLGVDLPYCYKKRFEKCMNMMHFYKIKNLNEEEENCFENYFKDLQKKYKHSNLLKIFPLYFYNEKKFSFHVEKLLRSLCFQKCLTIFSYFRPFFTYKNVKIILFLLQKYVENYERVRDIPPFDCGPSCGEIGGCHDCLGGNMGQEGEESPQKETQGWDKEVPEKREFMPEHDHEEGHLNGEVINGELPTGEEKIHLEKSTNGEAEETPQMSSEKKIVDSFLDETEEMKNIIGMATPLGGENPQKKDQNGKKIEKGSGKKSTGEGKEKKEIKLDLKKVTLTEEERKEYFMLCIYSFISQLYDYINCAKESLTLLKDSLNKITFKANESVKQEMVFIKGLIYKRNGNYLDAYRHLEECRLANIGDRHINTKTIKTCLKCGLIKDAKKMASIFTNPLDNNFMKNINETQCFWLEYCISQGYMNNHPNVHLGRYLSLGPDSLYDFGGVEEAENQAGGKNQAEAENQAGGQNQAEEATNGTKSNPSGEKKKLNLQKSILVDNDMLGRNEFNDYSRGLHYLHMGHKQFLDIHEDQICFYYYTIRKMLYRSYRHLLYMTSEMFSSRFYRKFGKALIKALLHMHDSGLLKKNDMNKKNKKKTKASVSVQDENDIYEHIKNDPLENAMIYMKTFLSQPNVDLAVYRLKFDIERRSPDKDYGCMIDTLLTMKSIFPHHNYNYKFGPAISYYLCTVRLDSASEERRKEITSKLNDLLGLNHSVYSTELLKEVRTQYIENFVNFFNEHKKGDLRYYQSALEIYLDCGEKVDEKLLEKTNVDPKKNKLTRCFKFLRFLIKWQEKHVEFAPLLDHFKTCCREAFPLATAFQ; the protein is encoded by the exons ATGAAGAAGGACGCAGTGGATAACAACAAGCTGACGAACAAGGAGATGAATAACTTCCGGCTGATGACACAGCTAATAGAATTgaagaaacacaaaaaggcATTCAAAATATGCGAGCAGATACTTAAGAAGTATccgaaaaatggagaaacgcTAGCGGTGAAGGGTTACCTGTTAAACCTTatggatgaaaaaaacaaagaggaAGCTTTTAAGCTTATCAAAGAAGGAatagtaaataatatatcgAGCAGTTTCTGCTGGTACTTATATGGATGcctttacaaaatatacaaaaataatgatgaaGCTTTGAAATGTTACCTTAAAGCGTTGAAGCTCAACCGTTATGATTACAAAGCTTTGAAAGAAGCATGTATCCTTCTGCTATATTTAGGAAGGTATGAACAGTTCAAAGATCTAAGGATAGATGTATATAAAGATACCGTCAAGGGGGTAAGAGATAAGGCCATGATAATTTTTGCGTTTCATCTTCTGAAGCAGTATGAAAAATGTTCTATCATAATTAATCAGCTGCAGGATGAGTTGGTTCCCAAAGGGAATGCTAATCGGGACCCAATAAAGGGAACCGATTTGCCCCCCAGTGAAAGACATGATCTGATAACCTACATGTGTGAAATTTTGTTAGAAGGAAAGCTTTACGAAGAGTGCCTAAAATTATTGAAAACACATGAGGATGATTTACTGGACAAATTGTGGTATAATAAAATGCTCGGATTGGTATACCTATTTGAAGACAATTTTGATCAGGccaatttatattttaagaaGGCCTTCGAACtgaattatgaaaatttgaatatcCTTTTGCTGATTTTGTACACGGAGAGGAGTTACCCGCTTGatggaaaggggggaagcagtggAGAGACAGAAGACTCATcaaaggagggaagaaaactCTCCAGCTTGTTCTTTCtcgattataaaaatgagcataaAATGGATGAACAGGTAAATGTGAATGAACATGTTAAGGTATTACTACACGAATTTATTTTAGACGTTTATGGGTCAAATAGAAATCTGAAGTTACTCGccaggaaggagaaaaatatcttGAATGATTATGTGTGTCATAATtggggaatgaaaaaatatgacgtATACACCCTTTCTGAattcaataattttgttaatgtaaATTTAGTGGATGAAGaacattttaaagaaaatctacatttgaaaaatattgatgAATATATCACCTCGATGAGGGAAAGTGTTCATACCGAAATGAACAACAtcaccaaggggggggacGATGTATACTCGCGTAACATTATTCACTGGTCGGAAAAACTAGGAGTAGACTTACCATACtgctataaaaaaagatttgaAAAATGCATGAATATGATGcacttttacaaaataaaaaatctcaatgaggaggaggaaaactgcttcgaaaattattttaaagatttgcaaaaaaaatataagcattcgaatttgttaaaaatatttcccctttacttttacaatgaaaaaaaattttcctttcacGTGGAAAAACTACTTCGCAGTTTATGCTTTCAGAAGTGCTTAACCATTTTCAGCTATTTTAGGCCTTTCTTTActtacaaaaatgttaaaataattctttttttgcttcaaaaATATGTTGAAAATTATGAGCGCGTGAGGGACATTCCCCCCTTTGACTGTGGTCCTTCTTGTGGTGAGATCGGAGGATGTCACGACTGTTTGGGGGGAAACATGGGtcaagaaggtgaagaatcGCCCCAAAAGGAGACACAAGGATGGGATAAAGAAGTCCCCGAAAAGCGAGAATTCATGCCTGAGCACGACCATGAGGAGGGTCACCTAAATGGTGAGGTGATAAACGGGGAACTACCCACCGGTGAGGAAAAGATTCACCTGGAAAAAAGCACCAACGGGGAAGCGGAAGAGACTCCCCAAATGagcagcgaaaaaaaaattgtggacaGTTTCCTAGACGAGacggaagaaatgaaaaacatcATTGGAATGGCCACTCCCTTAGGAGGAGAgaacccccaaaaaaaagaccaaaatggaaaaaaaatcgaaaagggaagtggaaaaaaaagcaccggtgaggggaaagaaaaaaaagaaataaaactTGACTTAAAAAAAGTCACCCTAACAGAGGAGGAAAGGAAGGAATACTTCATGTTGTGCATTTACTCCTTCATTAGTCAGCTGTATGACTACATAAACTGCGCGAAGGAGTCGCTAACTCTTCTCAAAGACAGCTTAAACAAAATCACCTTTAAAGCGAACGAGTCGGTTAAACAAGAAATGGTTTTTATAAAAGGGTTAATTTACAAGCGAAACGGAAATTACCTAGATGCGTACAGGCACTTGGAAGAATGCAGATTAGCAAATATTGGGGATAGGCACATCAACACGAAGACGATTAAAACTTGCTTAAAGTGTGGACTGATaaaggatgcaaaaaaaatggcctcTATCTTCACGAACCCGTTGGACAATAATTTCATGAAGAACATTAACGAAACGCAGTGCTTCTGGTTGGAGTACTGCATCTCGCAGGGCTACATGAACAATCACCCGAACGTCCACTTGGGAAGGTACCTCAGTTTGGGCCCCGACAGCTTGTACGACTTTGGTGGTGTCGAGGAGGCGGAAAACCAAGCGGGAGGGAAAAACCAAGCGGAAGCGGAAAACCAAGCGGGAGGGCAAAACCAAGCGGAAGAAGCGACGAATGGTACGAAGAGCAACCCAAGCggcgaaaagaaaaaactaaatCTGCAAAAAAGCATCCTGGTGGACAACGACATGCTAGGGAGAAACGAATTTAACGACTACAGCAGAGGACTGCACTACCTGCACATGGGTCATAAGCAGTTCTTAGACATCCACGAAGACCAAATTTGCTTCTACTATTATACCATCAGAAAAATGCTCTACAGATCCTACAGGCACCTCCTCTACATGACGAGCGAAATGTTTTCTTCCAGATTTTATCGTAAATTTGGGAAGGCGTTAATTAAGGCGTTACTACACATGCACGATTCTggattattaaaaaaaaatgacatgaataaaaagaataaaaaaaaaacaaaagctaGTGTATCTGTCCAGGATGAAAATGATAtttatgaacatataaaaaatgatcccTTGGAAAATGCCatgatatatatgaaaaCGTTTCTGTCCCAGCCGAATGTGGATTTGGCTGTGTACAGGCTAAAATTCGACATTGAGAGGAGATCACCTG ACAAGGACTATGGATGCATGATCGACACCCTTCTAACAATGAAGTCCATATTTCCGCACCATAACTATAACTATAAATTTGGCCCAGCCATTTCGTACTATTTGTGTACAG TCCGTTTGGATAGTGCAAGCGAGGaacgaagaaaagaaattacgAGCAAGCTAAATGACCTGTTGGGATTGAATCACTCTGTGTACAGTACTGAGTTGTTAAAAGAAGTTAGGACACAATATAtcgaaaattttgtaaatttttttaacgaacATAAGAAGGGCGACTTGCGTTATTACCAATCAG